Proteins encoded together in one Flavobacteriales bacterium window:
- the metF gene encoding methylenetetrahydrofolate reductase [NAD(P)H] yields MKVTDHLRKATGTLFSFEILPPLKGRDIRSIYEGIDPLMEFGPSFINVTYHREEVIYKEMGHGLLQKIRLRKRPGTVGICAMIKAKYSVDTVPHLICGGFSKEDTEDALIELNFLGIGNVLALRGDAVKNEGHFVPERDGHAHAVDLIRQIAALNRGQYLHEEETETAATDLCVGAACYPEKHPEALNLDTDIAYLKQKVDAGAEYLVTQMFFDNAKYFAFVDRCRAEGITVPIIPGLKPLTNRKHIAFIPKTFHLDLPVAFSTELAKCRTDEEVKRVGIEWGIQQARELTARNVPCLHFYTMGRSEAVRAILKAVR; encoded by the coding sequence ATGAAGGTCACCGACCACCTGCGCAAGGCCACGGGCACGCTCTTCAGCTTCGAGATCCTGCCGCCGCTCAAGGGCCGCGACATCCGCTCCATTTACGAGGGCATCGACCCGCTGATGGAGTTCGGCCCCAGCTTCATCAACGTCACCTACCACCGTGAGGAGGTGATCTACAAGGAGATGGGCCACGGTCTACTGCAGAAGATCCGCCTGCGCAAACGCCCCGGCACCGTGGGCATCTGCGCCATGATCAAAGCCAAATACAGCGTGGACACGGTGCCCCACCTGATCTGTGGCGGCTTCAGCAAGGAGGACACCGAGGACGCCCTCATCGAGCTCAACTTCCTGGGCATCGGCAACGTGCTGGCCTTGCGCGGCGATGCGGTGAAGAACGAGGGCCACTTCGTGCCCGAGCGCGATGGGCACGCCCATGCCGTGGACCTCATCCGCCAGATCGCCGCCCTGAACCGCGGTCAGTACCTGCACGAAGAGGAGACCGAGACCGCGGCCACCGACCTGTGCGTCGGCGCGGCCTGCTATCCGGAGAAGCACCCCGAAGCGCTCAACCTGGACACCGACATCGCCTACCTGAAGCAGAAGGTGGACGCTGGCGCCGAGTACCTGGTGACCCAGATGTTCTTCGACAACGCCAAGTACTTCGCCTTCGTGGACCGCTGCCGGGCGGAAGGCATCACCGTGCCCATCATCCCCGGCCTTAAGCCCCTCACCAACCGGAAGCACATCGCCTTCATCCCGAAGACCTTCCACCTGGACCTGCCCGTGGCCTTCAGCACCGAGCTGGCCAAGTGCCGCACCGACGAGGAGGTCAAGCGCGTGGGCATCGAATGGGGCATCCAGCAGGCCCGGGAGCTCACCGCCCGCAACGTGCCCTGCCTGCACTTCTACACCATGGGCCGCAGTGAGGCCGTGCGCGCCATCCTGAAGGCCGTCCGCTGA
- a CDS encoding peptidase M17, with translation MITFEKATKPTAGADTLALVAGKTRLRELELERADQHYLGEQLASEDGLAALDVSGRLVLAHNPAKAPRAEVLENARRAGALMAERLAAAKRSEAQLMGLHEDAELLLALAEGLALGAYSYRKFKTGKAPVGPDRIRLVHPDIDRRAVERLNDLVASVCTVRDLVNEPVSSLNAVQLASELRTLCRNAQVKFQVLDKAQIEALGMGGLLAVNKGSVDPPTFSILEYKPKKAVNAKPIVLVGKGVVYDTGGLSLKPTPNSMDYMKCDMAGGACVAGAIAAAALLELPVHVVALVPATDNRPGGNAFAPGDVVRMHSGLTVEVMNSDAEGRMLLADALSYAERYQAETIITVATLTGAAARAIGTQGIVAMGTADERAFDRLKAAGDHVHERIAHFPFWKEYDRELDSDIADLKNLGSDSAGMITAGKFLARFTTRPFIHLDIAGPAFLTRRDGYRPKGGTGTGVRLLVDFLQRRAKA, from the coding sequence ATGATCACCTTCGAGAAGGCCACCAAGCCCACCGCCGGCGCCGACACGCTGGCCCTGGTGGCCGGCAAGACCCGCCTGCGCGAGCTGGAGCTCGAGCGCGCCGACCAGCACTACCTCGGCGAGCAGCTCGCCAGCGAAGACGGCCTGGCCGCCCTGGACGTCAGCGGCCGCTTGGTGCTGGCCCACAACCCCGCCAAGGCCCCGCGCGCTGAAGTGCTGGAGAACGCCCGCCGCGCCGGCGCCCTCATGGCCGAACGCCTGGCCGCTGCCAAGCGCTCCGAAGCCCAGCTCATGGGCCTGCACGAGGATGCCGAGCTCCTGCTCGCCCTCGCCGAAGGGCTCGCGCTCGGCGCCTACAGCTACCGCAAGTTCAAGACCGGCAAGGCCCCCGTGGGGCCCGATCGCATCCGGCTGGTGCATCCGGACATCGACCGCCGCGCCGTGGAGCGCCTCAACGACCTGGTGGCCTCGGTGTGCACCGTGCGCGACCTGGTGAACGAACCGGTCTCCTCCCTCAACGCCGTGCAGCTGGCCAGCGAGCTGCGCACCCTCTGCCGCAACGCGCAGGTGAAGTTCCAGGTGCTGGACAAGGCGCAGATCGAGGCCCTGGGCATGGGCGGTCTGCTCGCCGTCAACAAGGGCAGCGTGGACCCGCCCACCTTCAGCATCCTGGAATACAAGCCGAAGAAGGCCGTGAACGCCAAACCCATCGTGCTGGTGGGCAAAGGCGTGGTGTACGACACCGGTGGCCTGAGCCTGAAGCCCACGCCCAACAGCATGGACTACATGAAGTGCGACATGGCGGGCGGGGCTTGCGTGGCCGGCGCCATCGCTGCGGCCGCGCTGCTCGAACTGCCCGTGCATGTGGTGGCCCTGGTGCCGGCCACCGACAACCGGCCCGGCGGCAACGCCTTCGCCCCCGGCGATGTGGTGCGCATGCACAGCGGCCTCACCGTGGAGGTGATGAACAGCGATGCCGAAGGCCGCATGCTGCTGGCCGATGCGCTGAGCTACGCCGAACGCTACCAGGCCGAGACCATCATCACGGTGGCCACCCTCACCGGAGCCGCCGCCCGCGCCATCGGTACACAGGGCATCGTGGCCATGGGCACGGCGGACGAACGCGCCTTCGACCGCCTGAAGGCCGCCGGCGACCACGTGCACGAGCGCATCGCCCACTTCCCCTTCTGGAAGGAGTACGACCGAGAACTGGACAGCGACATCGCCGACCTGAAGAACCTGGGCAGCGACAGCGCAGGCATGATCACGGCCGGCAAGTTCCTGGCGCGCTTCACCACGCGGCCCTTCATCCACCTGGACATCGCCGGGCCGGCCTTCCTCACCCGCCGCGATGGTTACCGCCCCAAGGGCGGCACCGGCACGGGCGTGCGCCTGCTGGTGGACTTCCTCCAACGCCGCGCCAAGGCATGA
- a CDS encoding riboflavin synthase, producing the protein MFTGIVEEVGRVLAMRPEGGNVHFDIAARMTPELRVDQSVAHNGVCLTVVALVGDRYSVTAVKETLQRTTLGALRVGDGVDLERSLRLGDRLDGHLVQGHVDAVTACLDVREEAGSWRFTFALSPAHRHLVVAKGSICLNGVSLTVAELQPDRFAVAIIPYTYHHTVFHALRPGDAVNVEFDVLGKYVERMMEDRG; encoded by the coding sequence ATGTTCACCGGCATCGTGGAGGAGGTGGGCCGGGTGCTGGCCATGCGGCCCGAGGGGGGCAACGTGCATTTCGACATCGCCGCGCGCATGACCCCCGAGCTGCGGGTGGACCAGAGCGTGGCGCACAACGGTGTCTGCCTCACCGTGGTGGCCCTTGTCGGCGACCGCTACAGCGTGACGGCCGTGAAGGAGACCTTGCAACGCACCACGCTTGGCGCCTTGCGCGTGGGCGATGGCGTGGACCTGGAGCGCAGCCTGCGCCTGGGCGATCGGCTGGACGGGCATCTGGTGCAGGGCCATGTGGATGCGGTGACGGCCTGCCTCGATGTGCGCGAGGAGGCGGGCAGCTGGCGCTTCACCTTCGCGTTGTCACCCGCGCACCGTCACTTGGTAGTGGCCAAGGGCAGCATCTGCCTCAACGGCGTCAGCCTCACGGTCGCGGAACTGCAACCCGACCGTTTCGCAGTGGCCATCATCCCCTACACCTACCACCACACGGTGTTCCACGCGCTGCGGCCCGGCGACGCGGTGAACGTGGAATTCGATGTGCTGGGCAAGTACGTGGAGCGGATGATGGAGGATCGAGGATGA
- a CDS encoding LysM peptidoglycan-binding domain-containing protein, whose amino-acid sequence MNAFRLPTGPRSALRLAALLGAALPFAIAAQPAQDTPPLPADDPVLQRLDDLAHLPWVMNDRFTADTAALNHHGFSPNVVPTYPPEEMRRRLTVLDHRTPFALTYNSVVQSYIDLYAVRKREQTSRMLGLAQLYFPVFEEALERHGLPHELKYLAVVESALHPGARSRAAAVGLWQFIVGTGKLYGLRVDSYVDERSDVYKSTEAACRYLKDLHRIFGDWEMALAAYNCGPGNVNKAIRRSGGRMDYWEVYDHLPRETRGYVPAFIAVNYIFEHAADHNLYPIAPNFCAYEVDTVQVCYPLTLADLARFTGSDETMLRELNPVFKQGFVPDPDQPVTLYMPRDIVGAFIDREDSLRYRYLAGMATPVAAPAAAAQQEVVVRTHVVRSGESLGSIASRNGVTVTQLKAWNGLRGDRIQPGQRLRIERTVTATAEQRPAPAQAAPAAEPRKPSVEDYIYHTVQPGDTLWGIAQRYPGVTVEDLKRLNQGLNSKQLAPGKKIKVAKQQG is encoded by the coding sequence ATGAACGCTTTCCGCCTTCCGACGGGACCCCGGAGCGCCCTGCGCCTCGCGGCGCTGCTGGGCGCGGCCCTGCCCTTCGCGATCGCCGCCCAACCGGCCCAGGACACCCCACCACTGCCGGCCGACGACCCGGTGCTCCAACGCCTGGACGACCTGGCCCACCTGCCGTGGGTGATGAACGACCGCTTCACGGCCGACACGGCGGCGCTGAACCACCACGGTTTTTCACCGAACGTGGTGCCCACCTACCCGCCCGAGGAGATGCGGCGTCGGCTCACCGTGCTGGACCATCGCACCCCCTTCGCCCTCACTTACAACAGCGTGGTGCAGTCGTACATCGACCTCTACGCCGTGCGCAAGCGCGAGCAGACCAGCCGCATGCTGGGCCTGGCCCAGCTCTACTTCCCGGTGTTCGAGGAGGCCTTGGAGCGCCATGGGCTGCCCCACGAACTGAAGTACCTGGCCGTGGTGGAGAGCGCCCTCCACCCCGGCGCCCGCAGCCGTGCGGCCGCGGTGGGCCTCTGGCAGTTCATCGTGGGCACCGGCAAGCTCTATGGCCTGCGGGTGGACAGCTACGTGGACGAGCGCAGCGATGTGTACAAGAGCACCGAGGCCGCCTGCCGCTACCTGAAGGACCTGCACCGCATCTTCGGCGACTGGGAGATGGCGCTGGCGGCCTACAACTGCGGACCCGGCAACGTGAACAAGGCCATCCGCCGCAGCGGTGGCCGGATGGACTATTGGGAGGTGTATGACCATCTGCCGAGGGAGACCCGCGGGTACGTGCCGGCCTTCATCGCCGTCAACTACATCTTCGAGCACGCCGCGGACCACAACCTCTACCCCATCGCGCCCAACTTCTGCGCCTACGAAGTGGACACCGTGCAGGTGTGCTATCCGCTCACCCTGGCCGACCTGGCCCGCTTCACCGGCTCGGACGAAACGATGTTGCGTGAGCTGAACCCGGTGTTCAAGCAGGGCTTCGTGCCAGACCCCGATCAGCCGGTGACGCTGTACATGCCGCGCGACATCGTGGGCGCCTTCATCGACCGCGAGGACAGCCTGCGCTATCGTTACCTGGCGGGGATGGCCACCCCCGTGGCCGCACCCGCAGCCGCGGCGCAGCAGGAGGTGGTGGTGCGCACGCACGTGGTGCGCAGCGGCGAATCCCTGGGCAGCATCGCCTCACGCAACGGTGTCACCGTGACGCAATTGAAGGCGTGGAACGGCCTGCGCGGCGACCGCATCCAACCCGGGCAGCGATTGCGCATCGAACGCACCGTGACCGCGACTGCCGAGCAACGGCCCGCTCCGGCACAAGCGGCACCGGCCGCGGAACCGCGCAAGCCATCTGTGGAGGACTACATCTATCACACGGTGCAACCAGGCGACACCTTGTGGGGCATCGCACAGCGCTATCCGGGGGTGACGGTCGAGGACCTCAAGCGCCTCAACCAAGGGCTGAACTCCAAGCAGCTGGCTCCGG
- a CDS encoding peptidase M1 has protein sequence MRTTTLFHAPALVCIALLLSPCTGSAQAQVAWDKAVVDELAWRERHGIAQLLRSGTPTWGYDLHYHRLEWTLDPAVNFISGTVRSHFTATAPLSLLRFDADSALHVSAVLHGADPLTWTHTTDGALLIDLPATLAPGALDSVTVVYSGAPSGSGFGSFAVGTPQGNTAQWTLSEPYGARDWWPCKQDLNDKIDSIDVWLTVPAAYEGVSNGVLLSVTDVNGGTHRSHHWRHRHPIAYYLIATATCDYAVSQIQITLPDDTVPMWTYAYPQDDFMAQLVAGDVAQQMPFFSDRFGTYPFADEQYGHAQFGWGGGMEHQTMTFMGGWSYELAAHELAHQWFGDKVTCGSWQDLWLNEGFATYLSGLCYETLAPSYWPGWTRAQVDDITALPDGSVFVSDTTDIGRLFSARLTYRKGAMLLHMLRWVCGDSAFFAGCRNYLDDPALAYGSARTSDLQAHLEAASGKDLDGFMADWFTGEGHPTYTVEWTQDASGQVDLLLHQSSSHPSVDFFEMPVPIRFKNITQDSLLVLDHSSSGQAFSFWLPFQADSALLDPDTWLISGQNLVLRVPSLAYTDDRAVLYPNPTNGDALLYLGGTRQGTAEVRITDLHGRVVRAWAARPIADRRVALPVADLAAGLYVVEADGLRAVLVKR, from the coding sequence ATGCGCACCACCACTTTGTTCCATGCCCCAGCGCTGGTGTGCATCGCGCTCCTCCTGTCCCCATGCACCGGCTCCGCACAGGCCCAAGTGGCCTGGGACAAGGCCGTGGTGGACGAACTGGCCTGGCGTGAACGCCACGGGATCGCACAGCTCCTGCGCAGCGGCACGCCCACATGGGGCTACGATCTGCACTACCACCGCCTGGAGTGGACCCTCGACCCCGCGGTCAACTTCATCAGCGGTACGGTGCGCAGCCACTTCACCGCTACGGCCCCGCTGAGCCTCCTGCGCTTCGACGCCGACAGCGCACTGCACGTGAGCGCGGTGCTGCATGGTGCCGACCCGCTCACCTGGACGCACACCACCGACGGTGCGCTGCTGATCGACCTGCCCGCCACCCTCGCCCCCGGAGCCTTGGACAGCGTGACGGTGGTGTACAGCGGCGCACCCAGTGGCAGCGGCTTCGGCTCCTTCGCGGTGGGCACCCCGCAGGGCAACACCGCCCAGTGGACCCTGAGCGAGCCCTACGGCGCCCGCGACTGGTGGCCGTGCAAGCAGGACCTCAACGACAAGATCGACTCCATCGATGTGTGGCTCACCGTACCGGCCGCCTACGAGGGCGTGAGCAACGGCGTGCTGCTTTCCGTCACCGACGTGAACGGCGGAACGCACCGGTCCCACCACTGGCGTCATCGGCACCCCATCGCCTACTACCTGATCGCCACGGCCACCTGTGACTACGCGGTGAGCCAGATCCAGATCACCCTGCCGGATGACACCGTGCCCATGTGGACCTACGCGTACCCGCAGGACGACTTCATGGCGCAACTGGTGGCGGGGGATGTGGCCCAGCAGATGCCGTTCTTCAGCGATCGCTTCGGCACCTATCCCTTCGCCGATGAGCAGTACGGCCACGCCCAGTTCGGCTGGGGCGGCGGCATGGAGCACCAGACCATGACCTTCATGGGTGGCTGGAGCTACGAGCTGGCCGCGCACGAACTGGCCCACCAGTGGTTCGGCGACAAAGTGACCTGCGGAAGCTGGCAGGACCTCTGGCTCAACGAGGGCTTCGCCACCTACCTCAGCGGGCTGTGCTACGAGACCCTCGCGCCGAGCTACTGGCCCGGCTGGACGCGCGCGCAGGTGGACGACATCACCGCCCTGCCCGATGGCAGCGTGTTCGTGAGCGACACCACCGACATCGGCCGCCTGTTCAGTGCGCGTCTCACCTACCGCAAGGGCGCCATGCTCCTGCACATGCTGCGCTGGGTCTGCGGCGACAGCGCCTTTTTCGCCGGCTGCCGCAACTACCTCGACGACCCCGCCCTGGCCTATGGCAGCGCCCGCACCAGCGATCTGCAGGCCCATCTGGAGGCCGCCAGCGGCAAGGACCTCGACGGCTTCATGGCCGACTGGTTCACCGGCGAAGGCCACCCCACCTACACCGTGGAATGGACCCAGGATGCCAGCGGGCAGGTGGACCTGCTCCTGCACCAGAGCAGCTCGCACCCCAGCGTGGACTTCTTCGAGATGCCCGTGCCCATCCGGTTCAAGAACATCACGCAGGACAGCCTGCTGGTGCTGGACCACAGCAGCAGCGGCCAGGCCTTCAGCTTCTGGCTGCCCTTCCAGGCGGACAGCGCCCTGCTGGACCCCGACACCTGGCTGATCAGCGGCCAGAACCTGGTGCTGCGTGTGCCCTCGCTGGCCTACACGGACGACCGGGCCGTGCTGTACCCCAACCCCACCAACGGCGATGCCCTGCTCTACCTGGGCGGCACGCGCCAAGGCACCGCCGAGGTGCGCATCACCGACCTGCACGGACGCGTGGTGCGCGCCTGGGCCGCCCGCCCCATCGCCGACCGGCGCGTGGCCCTGCCCGTGGCCGACCTGGCCGCCGGGCTCTATGTGGTGGAGGCCGATGGACTGCGGGCCGTGCTCGTGAAGCGATGA
- the pdxA gene encoding 4-hydroxythreonine-4-phosphate dehydrogenase PdxA: MSSERRPVRVGISCGDLQGIGIEVVLKTFEDARMLQELTPVLYASAKAVSLHRKLLDLEEVQFHRVNDAAEALPRKLNLVNLWDDELPLELGRPSGPLATYAIRSLEAATQDLAGGKVDVLVTAPIDKHSMEAAGFAHPGHTEYLAHVAGVDQVLMVLVADGLRVGTVTGHIPLKDVAAAITTDRIVTKARLFHQSLLRDFGIANPRLALLGLNPHAGDGGTLGTEDRERILPAARQLVAEGITAMGPYAADGFFGSGAYRHFDGVLAMYHDQGLAPFKALSFGHGVNYTAGLPIVRTSPDHGTGLDIAGKGVADEGSFRHAVWLAVDVLRAREHFKTIGANPLQPQKREKERKEKA, translated from the coding sequence ATGAGCAGCGAACGCCGCCCCGTTCGCGTGGGGATCAGTTGTGGCGACCTGCAGGGCATCGGCATCGAGGTGGTGCTGAAGACCTTTGAGGACGCCCGCATGCTGCAGGAACTCACCCCGGTGCTGTACGCCTCGGCCAAGGCCGTAAGCCTGCACCGTAAGCTGCTCGACCTCGAGGAGGTGCAGTTCCACCGGGTGAACGATGCGGCCGAGGCCCTGCCCCGCAAGCTCAACCTCGTGAACCTCTGGGACGACGAGCTGCCCCTGGAGCTCGGCCGCCCCAGCGGTCCGCTGGCGACCTACGCCATCCGAAGCCTGGAGGCCGCCACACAGGACCTCGCCGGTGGCAAGGTGGACGTGCTCGTCACCGCCCCGATCGACAAGCACAGCATGGAGGCCGCCGGTTTCGCCCACCCTGGTCACACCGAATACCTGGCCCATGTGGCGGGCGTGGACCAGGTGCTGATGGTGCTGGTGGCCGACGGCCTGCGCGTGGGCACGGTCACCGGCCACATCCCGCTGAAGGACGTGGCCGCGGCCATCACCACGGACCGCATCGTGACCAAGGCCCGGCTTTTCCATCAGAGCCTGCTGCGCGATTTCGGCATCGCCAACCCCCGGCTGGCCCTGCTGGGCCTGAACCCCCACGCGGGCGACGGTGGCACATTGGGCACCGAGGACCGCGAACGCATCCTGCCCGCCGCGCGCCAGCTGGTGGCCGAGGGCATCACCGCCATGGGGCCCTATGCCGCCGACGGGTTCTTCGGCAGCGGTGCGTACCGCCATTTCGATGGCGTGCTGGCCATGTACCACGACCAGGGCCTGGCCCCCTTCAAGGCGCTGAGCTTCGGCCATGGGGTCAACTACACCGCCGGCCTGCCCATCGTGCGCACCAGCCCCGACCACGGCACCGGGCTGGACATCGCCGGCAAGGGCGTGGCCGATGAGGGTAGTTTCCGCCATGCGGTGTGGCTGGCCGTGGATGTGTTGCGGGCCCGCGAGCACTTCAAGACCATTGGCGCCAACCCGCTGCAACCACAGAAGCGGGAGAAGGAGCGGAAGGAAAAGGCGTAG
- a CDS encoding gliding motility-associated C-terminal domain-containing protein — protein MPRLRPLLFLVALLTAGGAFATHNRAGEIVYCVDPANPLRYFVQIITHSKTSAPADRPELEIYWGDGSSDTLPRISITPIIGADAQRNVYEGVHVFNGPGQYILSFEDPNRNEGVLNIPNSVNQTFCVKSMLTIGPLTGGNCSVNFLNSPLQDACLNTLWAHNSVAFDADGDSLSYELLVCAGLGCDPIPGYEYPQEVSPAPDIFQIDGQTGTLFWDSPQITGEYNIAFRVREWRKVNGIYYEVGWVVRDMQVTVGPCSNQPPVVDPVPDTCVVAGTVLTVNVQASDPDAAQNVTLSALGGPMVLQQSPATFLAGAPDNPVSGVFTWNTVCAHVRLQPYQVVFRASDNGNPVVLEDYEPMNITVVAPEPENPTATPLVDAIQVGWDASVCTNAAGYRIHRRVGPFPFTPAHCETGVPAYTGYQFIGSVAGSGTTTFTDDQVLFGVQYCYRITAFFSDGAESYSSEEVCAFLERTVPLITQVSVGITDGSTGQDSIRWTNAPDLDTVATPGPYQFQLFRGDGFGAANTLVHTSALHPFLMHPDTAFVDNGLNTAGQPHTYRVELFGAGGTVRIGSSDPASSVFLSAAPDDERIELSWQANVPWTNSSHAVDRFDGTQWVQIATTAEPLYTDTGLVNGQTYCYRVRTSGAYGDPSVIAPLINYSQEACAEPVDLTPPCAPTLSLDSDCEALLNSLAWTNPNNSCADDTWSYTIWFTDSLGGTLVPIATILGATDTTFTHVNGNSVAGCYAVTATDSVGNESLLSDTLCADNCPLYTLPNVYTPNGDRTNDFFVPFPYRGVERIDLQVFNRWGNVVFTTEDPAIGWDGTNQKSGETCPDGVYFYICTVTFARLTGSEQLQLNGYVHILRGQGSGNVN, from the coding sequence ATGCCCCGCCTGCGCCCCCTGCTCTTCCTCGTCGCCCTGCTCACCGCCGGGGGAGCGTTCGCCACGCACAACCGCGCCGGTGAGATCGTGTACTGCGTGGACCCGGCCAACCCGCTGCGGTACTTCGTGCAGATCATCACGCATTCCAAGACGAGCGCGCCGGCAGACCGGCCCGAGCTGGAGATCTACTGGGGCGACGGGTCCAGCGACACGCTGCCGCGCATCTCCATCACCCCCATCATCGGTGCCGACGCCCAGCGGAACGTGTACGAAGGGGTGCATGTGTTCAATGGCCCGGGCCAGTACATCCTGAGCTTCGAGGACCCCAACCGCAACGAGGGGGTGCTCAACATCCCCAACTCGGTGAACCAGACCTTCTGCGTGAAGTCGATGCTCACCATCGGCCCGCTCACCGGCGGCAACTGCAGCGTCAACTTCTTGAACAGCCCCCTGCAGGACGCCTGCCTCAACACCCTGTGGGCGCACAACTCGGTGGCCTTCGATGCCGACGGCGACAGCCTGAGCTACGAGCTGCTGGTGTGCGCCGGTCTGGGTTGCGACCCCATCCCGGGCTACGAGTACCCCCAGGAGGTGTCACCCGCGCCGGACATCTTTCAGATCGATGGCCAGACCGGCACCCTGTTCTGGGATTCCCCGCAGATCACCGGCGAATACAACATCGCCTTCCGGGTGCGCGAATGGCGCAAGGTGAACGGCATCTACTACGAGGTGGGCTGGGTGGTGCGCGACATGCAGGTCACCGTGGGCCCGTGCAGCAACCAGCCGCCTGTGGTGGACCCCGTGCCGGACACCTGCGTGGTGGCGGGCACGGTGCTCACCGTGAACGTACAGGCCAGCGACCCCGATGCCGCCCAGAACGTGACGCTGTCGGCCTTGGGCGGCCCCATGGTGCTGCAGCAGAGCCCGGCCACCTTCCTGGCCGGCGCGCCGGACAACCCGGTGAGCGGTGTGTTCACCTGGAACACGGTGTGCGCGCATGTGCGGCTGCAGCCCTATCAGGTGGTGTTCCGCGCCAGCGACAACGGCAACCCGGTGGTGCTGGAGGACTATGAGCCGATGAACATCACCGTGGTGGCGCCCGAGCCGGAGAACCCCACGGCCACACCGCTGGTGGACGCGATCCAGGTGGGCTGGGATGCCAGCGTGTGCACCAACGCCGCCGGCTACCGCATCCACCGCCGGGTGGGCCCCTTCCCCTTCACACCGGCGCATTGCGAAACGGGCGTGCCGGCCTACACGGGCTATCAGTTCATCGGCAGCGTGGCCGGCAGCGGCACCACCACCTTCACGGACGACCAGGTGCTCTTCGGCGTGCAGTACTGCTACCGCATCACCGCCTTCTTCAGCGACGGGGCCGAGAGCTACAGCAGCGAAGAGGTCTGCGCCTTCCTGGAACGCACCGTGCCGCTGATCACGCAGGTGAGCGTGGGCATCACCGACGGCAGCACCGGGCAGGACAGCATCCGCTGGACCAACGCGCCGGACCTGGACACCGTCGCCACCCCGGGTCCCTATCAGTTCCAGCTCTTCCGCGGCGACGGCTTCGGTGCGGCCAACACCCTGGTGCACACCAGCGCGCTGCACCCCTTCCTGATGCATCCGGACACCGCCTTCGTGGACAACGGCCTCAACACCGCGGGCCAGCCGCACACCTACCGGGTGGAGCTGTTCGGTGCGGGCGGCACGGTGCGCATCGGCAGCAGCGACCCCGCGTCCAGCGTGTTCCTCAGCGCGGCCCCGGACGATGAGCGCATCGAGCTCAGCTGGCAGGCCAATGTGCCCTGGACGAACAGCAGCCACGCGGTGGACCGCTTCGACGGCACGCAATGGGTGCAGATCGCCACCACCGCCGAACCGCTGTACACCGATACCGGGCTGGTGAACGGCCAGACCTACTGCTACCGGGTGCGCACCAGCGGCGCGTACGGCGACCCGTCGGTGATCGCCCCGCTGATCAACTACAGCCAGGAGGCCTGCGCCGAGCCGGTGGACCTCACCCCGCCCTGCGCCCCCACGCTCTCCCTGGACAGCGACTGCGAAGCGCTGCTCAACAGCCTGGCCTGGACCAACCCCAACAACAGCTGCGCGGACGACACGTGGTCGTACACCATCTGGTTCACCGACTCGCTCGGCGGCACGCTGGTGCCCATCGCCACGATCCTCGGCGCCACGGACACCACCTTCACCCACGTGAACGGCAACAGCGTAGCGGGCTGCTACGCGGTGACGGCCACCGACAGTGTGGGCAACGAGAGCCTGTTGAGCGACACGCTGTGCGCGGACAACTGCCCGCTCTACACGCTGCCCAACGTGTACACGCCCAACGGCGACCGCACGAACGACTTCTTCGTGCCCTTCCCCTACCGCGGGGTGGAGCGCATCGACCTGCAGGTGTTCAACCGCTGGGGCAACGTGGTGTTCACCACGGAGGACCCGGCCATCGGCTGGGACGGTACCAACCAGAAGAGCGGGGAGACCTGCCCCGACGGGGTGTACTTCTACATCTGCACGGTCACCTTCGCGCGGCTCACCGGATCGGAGCAACTGCAATTGAACGGATACGTGCACATCCTGCGCGGGCAGGGCAGCGGCAACGTGAACTGA